One region of Demequina sp. TMPB413 genomic DNA includes:
- a CDS encoding DUF4397 domain-containing protein produces the protein MRRQALAAFAAGALGLAIAVPAGATTAEDETTLTAVNALPDTAIDLYNQDEILVDDFEPGTVVGPMPIEPGEIEVTAAAPDAPDNLTPIIGPALTSLEEGGHVSVVAYLTDEGVPALASFEEDVKPTVVTDGARLVVRHVASAPAVDVLVDGTALASGVMSGDDVAEEVTAGDYALSVASAETGEELLSSGTLTLETDQVTTVYVYGSAEDDSLALLTTTRDVVRPDAIPDEPTATASASPSASPTPSVVPDDGITTDTDGTSPWWWLVAGLVLIAVIAAVAIARASKAGNDPVSGDGRGPEEGPGPVNR, from the coding sequence GGCGCGCTTGGACTCGCCATTGCGGTGCCAGCAGGCGCCACGACGGCCGAGGACGAGACGACGCTCACAGCAGTCAACGCCCTACCGGACACCGCGATCGACCTCTACAACCAAGACGAGATCCTGGTCGATGACTTCGAACCCGGCACCGTCGTGGGGCCGATGCCTATTGAACCTGGCGAGATCGAAGTGACGGCCGCGGCCCCTGACGCTCCAGACAACCTGACGCCGATCATCGGGCCGGCGCTCACTTCCCTCGAAGAGGGTGGCCATGTGAGCGTGGTCGCGTACCTCACGGACGAGGGCGTGCCAGCGCTCGCGAGTTTTGAAGAAGACGTGAAGCCCACCGTCGTCACCGATGGCGCAAGGCTGGTGGTCAGGCACGTGGCCTCCGCTCCAGCAGTCGACGTGCTCGTGGATGGAACCGCGCTCGCGAGCGGCGTCATGAGCGGCGACGACGTGGCCGAAGAAGTGACCGCAGGCGACTACGCGCTCAGCGTGGCCTCCGCCGAAACGGGAGAAGAACTCCTCTCCTCAGGGACGCTCACGCTGGAGACGGACCAAGTGACCACCGTCTACGTCTACGGATCCGCTGAGGATGACTCGCTTGCGTTGCTGACCACCACGCGAGACGTGGTGCGCCCCGACGCCATCCCTGACGAGCCCACTGCGACGGCCTCGGCAAGCCCTTCCGCATCGCCGACCCCCAGCGTCGTCCCTGACGACGGGATCACGACCGACACCGATGGCACCTCCCCTTGGTGGTGGCTCGTCGCTGGGCTGGTTCTGATCGCGGTCATCGCGGCGGTGGCCATCGCGCGGGCCAGCAAGGCCGGCAACGACCCCGTGTCAGGGGACGGCCGCGGGCCTGAGGAAGGCCCTGGGCCCGTGAACCGCTAG
- a CDS encoding GreA/GreB family elongation factor, translating to MTTDVIWMTPAALERLREELTALTTPPRELTERDRARVVELQGLISRTEVTEKPDDGLVEPGMRITARKEQDGSVIEFVLGSRALLDLDVSLDATVYSPESPLGAAINGLHVGDTAEVRAPKGPITITILSATPVA from the coding sequence ATGACCACTGACGTCATTTGGATGACCCCCGCGGCGCTTGAGAGGCTGCGTGAAGAGTTGACCGCGTTGACGACGCCGCCACGCGAGTTGACGGAGCGTGACAGAGCCAGGGTGGTCGAACTGCAAGGCCTCATCAGCCGCACCGAGGTGACCGAGAAGCCCGACGACGGTCTTGTCGAGCCGGGCATGCGCATCACCGCTCGCAAGGAACAAGACGGCTCCGTGATCGAGTTCGTTCTGGGGTCTCGAGCGCTGCTCGACCTCGACGTGTCACTCGACGCGACGGTGTACTCACCCGAGTCACCACTGGGTGCGGCCATCAACGGCCTGCACGTGGGGGACACCGCCGAGGTGCGTGCGCCCAAGGGGCCGATCACCATCACCATTCTGTCGGCGACGCCTGTCGCCTGA